The Thermocrinis ruber genome has a window encoding:
- the dnaE gene encoding DNA polymerase III subunit alpha, producing the protein MTDFVHLHLHTQYSLLDGAIKIKDLASKAKEFGYSAVAITDHGNLFGILDFYKSMKEHGIKPLLGMEAYFTTGSRFDRKGKGSEDNITDRYNHHLILIAKNDVGLKNIYKLSSLAFKEGFYYKPRIDYELLSKYSEGLIAITACLKGVPTYYASIGDVQKAEDWVKKFKDIFGEDLYLELQVNSLPEQEVANRNLIEIGKKLGVKLVATGDAHYLLPEDRIAHQVLMAVQMKKTLNELQRTEFKCANEYLHFASPQEMWERFKGKFDGWEKALLNTLEVAEKCQDRFEVLENKGYLLPSFSENSSEAELLKELAVKGLRQRIEQGLAKDSKEYWDRLEYELSVVEKMGFAGYFLIVQDFINWAKGQKIPVGPGRGSAAGSLLAFALGITDVDPIKHGLLFERFLNPERVSMPDIDVDFCMENRDRVLEYVREKYGAENTAKIITYNVMKAKQTLRDTARALGLPYSEADKLAKLIPPGDVQGTWLSLEEMLLTPIEELLEKYGKHRTDIEINAKKLRKLAQENPEIKKLLEIALRLEGLTRHTSLHAAGVVISPVPLEELVPLYYDDGELATQFDMVKLEEVGLVKMDFLGLKTLTELEKIRQMVAQRHGKEIEFLKLPLDDPKVYELLKKGLTSGVFQLESSGMKNLLKRLEPDSFDDIVAVLALYRPGPLKSGLVDSYINRKHGREPIEYPFPELEPILKETYGVWVYQEQIMKASQILAGFTPGEADTLRKAIGKKKKEVMQEMREKFIKGAVERGYPEKKIVELWEDIEKFASYSFNKSHSVAYGYLSYWTAYMKVYYPEEFFAVKFSMEKSDRKFINLINDARTNFGIQILPPDINKSDADFVIEDRKKIRFGFARIKGVGEETARLIVSKRNGRWKSLADFVKSVKVNKKVLEALIKAGAFDFTGMSRAEMLSKLSEKDSLYTTRGLFQTAQKVQEDYSKYEREVLGFYLAQHPLDPYERLLNGKVVPLENIEDLEEGEYTFAGVISELKVKKNSKGSLYAVFNLIDKTGIGEVVLWPEIYEENKERLKDDELVVVHGTLVEDQETETLKIVAKEIYSIEEFLSSKIKYVRIKIQRELTDKELESLHRAVSQCLSEKGAELLIECRLNGKTVLMQADPRYKLEPKTELYNLLRDLPVEVSLEL; encoded by the coding sequence ATGACGGACTTTGTGCATTTACACCTGCACACCCAATACTCTCTCCTTGACGGGGCTATAAAGATAAAGGATCTGGCAAGCAAGGCTAAAGAGTTTGGCTACTCAGCAGTTGCCATCACAGACCACGGAAACCTATTCGGGATCTTGGACTTTTACAAGAGCATGAAGGAACATGGTATAAAGCCCCTTTTGGGTATGGAAGCCTACTTTACCACGGGTTCTCGCTTTGACAGGAAAGGTAAGGGCTCAGAGGACAACATTACCGATAGATACAATCACCACCTTATCCTGATTGCCAAAAACGACGTGGGGCTAAAAAATATATACAAGCTCTCTTCCCTTGCCTTCAAGGAGGGCTTTTACTATAAACCAAGAATAGACTACGAGCTCCTTTCAAAATACTCGGAGGGCTTAATAGCTATAACCGCATGCCTCAAAGGTGTGCCTACTTATTACGCCAGCATAGGAGATGTCCAAAAGGCAGAGGATTGGGTAAAGAAATTTAAGGATATATTCGGAGAAGACCTGTACCTTGAGCTTCAGGTAAACTCACTTCCGGAGCAGGAGGTTGCCAACAGGAATTTGATAGAAATAGGCAAGAAGTTGGGAGTTAAGCTCGTAGCTACAGGGGATGCCCACTACCTACTGCCGGAGGACCGTATAGCCCATCAGGTGCTTATGGCAGTGCAGATGAAGAAAACTCTGAACGAGCTTCAAAGGACCGAATTCAAATGCGCCAACGAATACCTACACTTTGCCAGCCCACAGGAGATGTGGGAGAGGTTCAAAGGAAAGTTTGACGGATGGGAAAAGGCTTTGCTAAACACCTTGGAGGTAGCCGAAAAGTGCCAAGATAGGTTTGAAGTGCTTGAAAATAAAGGCTATCTTCTCCCAAGCTTTTCTGAAAACTCCTCAGAGGCTGAGCTATTAAAGGAGCTTGCCGTAAAGGGACTTAGACAGAGAATTGAGCAAGGGCTTGCCAAGGATTCCAAAGAATACTGGGACAGGCTTGAGTATGAACTCAGCGTGGTAGAAAAGATGGGCTTTGCGGGATATTTCCTGATTGTGCAGGACTTTATAAACTGGGCTAAGGGACAGAAAATTCCCGTAGGTCCGGGCAGGGGTTCAGCGGCGGGTTCTTTGCTTGCCTTTGCCCTTGGCATAACTGACGTGGATCCCATAAAGCACGGACTACTCTTTGAGAGATTTTTAAACCCCGAAAGGGTATCCATGCCAGACATAGACGTGGACTTTTGCATGGAAAACAGGGACAGGGTATTGGAGTATGTAAGGGAAAAATACGGTGCAGAGAACACAGCCAAGATCATCACCTACAATGTGATGAAGGCAAAGCAAACCTTGAGGGACACCGCCCGGGCTTTGGGACTTCCCTACTCAGAGGCGGACAAATTGGCGAAGCTCATACCCCCGGGAGATGTGCAAGGCACTTGGCTATCCTTGGAGGAAATGCTACTGACACCCATAGAGGAGCTCCTTGAAAAATACGGAAAGCACAGAACCGATATTGAAATCAACGCAAAGAAGTTAAGAAAGCTTGCCCAAGAAAACCCAGAGATTAAAAAGCTTTTGGAAATTGCTTTACGTTTGGAAGGCTTAACAAGGCATACATCCCTCCATGCAGCGGGCGTGGTTATATCTCCCGTTCCCTTGGAGGAGCTTGTACCCCTTTACTACGATGACGGAGAGCTCGCCACCCAGTTTGATATGGTAAAGCTTGAAGAGGTTGGGCTAGTAAAGATGGACTTCTTGGGTCTCAAGACCCTCACAGAGCTTGAGAAGATACGTCAAATGGTGGCACAAAGGCACGGAAAGGAGATAGAGTTTTTAAAACTTCCCTTGGATGATCCAAAGGTCTATGAACTTTTGAAGAAGGGACTTACCTCCGGCGTCTTTCAGTTGGAAAGTAGCGGTATGAAGAACCTATTAAAGAGGCTTGAGCCGGACAGCTTTGACGATATAGTGGCAGTTTTAGCCCTATACAGACCTGGACCACTCAAAAGCGGTCTGGTGGACAGCTACATAAACAGAAAGCACGGAAGGGAGCCGATAGAGTATCCATTCCCAGAACTTGAGCCCATCTTAAAAGAAACCTACGGTGTTTGGGTCTATCAGGAGCAGATAATGAAGGCGTCCCAAATATTGGCAGGATTTACTCCGGGTGAAGCAGACACATTGCGTAAAGCCATAGGAAAGAAGAAAAAGGAAGTTATGCAGGAGATGAGGGAAAAATTTATAAAAGGTGCAGTTGAAAGGGGCTACCCAGAGAAAAAGATCGTAGAGCTTTGGGAAGACATAGAAAAATTTGCCAGCTACTCCTTCAACAAATCCCACTCCGTAGCCTATGGCTACCTTTCTTACTGGACCGCATACATGAAGGTGTACTATCCTGAGGAGTTCTTTGCTGTAAAGTTCTCAATGGAAAAATCCGACAGGAAGTTTATAAACCTAATAAACGATGCAAGAACGAACTTTGGAATACAAATACTACCACCGGATATAAACAAAAGCGACGCAGACTTTGTCATAGAGGATAGGAAAAAGATCAGGTTCGGCTTTGCAAGGATAAAGGGTGTGGGAGAGGAAACCGCCAGGCTTATAGTGTCAAAGAGAAATGGTAGGTGGAAGAGCCTTGCGGACTTTGTTAAAAGTGTAAAGGTGAATAAAAAGGTCTTGGAAGCCCTAATAAAGGCAGGTGCCTTTGACTTTACCGGAATGTCAAGGGCGGAAATGCTCTCTAAGCTATCCGAAAAGGACAGCCTCTATACCACAAGAGGGCTCTTTCAAACAGCTCAAAAGGTCCAAGAGGACTACTCCAAGTATGAAAGAGAGGTACTTGGCTTTTACCTTGCCCAGCATCCTCTGGACCCATACGAAAGGCTACTTAACGGAAAAGTAGTGCCTTTGGAAAATATAGAGGACTTGGAGGAGGGCGAATATACCTTTGCGGGCGTAATATCGGAGCTGAAGGTAAAGAAGAACTCAAAGGGAAGCTTGTATGCGGTCTTTAATCTCATTGATAAAACAGGCATTGGTGAGGTAGTCCTTTGGCCTGAAATCTACGAAGAAAACAAAGAAAGGCTAAAGGATGATGAGCTTGTGGTGGTACATGGAACCTTGGTAGAAGACCAAGAGACAGAAACCCTAAAGATCGTCGCAAAGGAAATTTATTCCATAGAAGAGTTTCTCTCAAGCAAGATAAAGTACGTGCGTATAAAGATTCAAAGGGAGCTGACGGACAAAGAGTTGGAAAGCCTCCACAGGGCGGTTAGCCAATGCCTTTCTGAAAAGGGAGCGGAGCTTTTAATAGAGTGCAGATTAAACGGTAAAACCGTGCTCATGCAAGCGGACCCAAGGTATAAGTTAGAACCAAAGACGGAACTGTATAATCTCCTGCGGGACTTGCCGGTGGAAGTTAGCTTAGAGCTTTAG
- a CDS encoding PP2C family protein-serine/threonine phosphatase, whose protein sequence is MKVWYFTHRGKVRQNNEDALLVGKEVIRREVMEEPAFKEMEGRLFVVADGLGGHAKGEIASYEVLRVLSELEPFDEKSLHDALWKAKETLLDYVKKEPSAFGLGTALAGVILGDKDIIVFNVGDCRVYLKKDGDFVKVSRDHTLVEDLIIAGKISEEDARFHPQRHILTSAILGDYSDFELYTKRIPKKETALLICSDGFWEEFSKEEMRFFASLEEPVDAIFQALKEKPQRDNVSFIYLKL, encoded by the coding sequence ATGAAGGTTTGGTATTTTACCCATAGAGGAAAGGTAAGACAGAATAACGAGGATGCCCTGCTGGTGGGAAAAGAGGTTATAAGGAGGGAGGTTATGGAAGAACCTGCCTTTAAAGAGATGGAGGGAAGGCTCTTTGTGGTGGCGGATGGCTTGGGAGGGCATGCCAAGGGAGAGATCGCTTCTTATGAGGTTTTGAGGGTTCTTTCTGAGCTTGAGCCCTTTGATGAGAAAAGTTTGCACGATGCCCTTTGGAAGGCTAAGGAAACCCTTCTGGATTATGTTAAGAAGGAACCTTCTGCCTTTGGGCTTGGCACTGCCCTTGCGGGCGTGATCCTGGGAGATAAAGACATCATCGTCTTTAATGTGGGAGACTGCAGGGTCTATTTAAAGAAAGATGGAGATTTTGTAAAGGTATCAAGGGATCACACCCTGGTGGAGGACCTGATCATTGCGGGAAAGATAAGCGAAGAGGATGCCCGGTTTCATCCACAAAGGCACATTTTAACTTCGGCCATACTCGGAGACTACTCGGACTTTGAACTTTACACGAAGAGAATTCCTAAAAAGGAAACGGCCCTGTTAATATGCTCAGACGGCTTTTGGGAGGAGTTCAGCAAAGAGGAGATGAGATTTTTTGCAAGCCTTGAAGAGCCCGTTGATGCAATTTTTCAAGCCTTAAAGGAAAAACCCCAGAGGGACAACGTCAGCTTTATATACCTAAAGCTCTAA
- a CDS encoding TlpA disulfide reductase family protein has protein sequence MDRNFKLVAFGLLAFLLILLLYISFMDKREERGHLSSVVEEGLKGKAPGEENKKLLEDATKKLFELNFLTLDGKEVKLSDYKGKVVLVNFWASWCPPCKEEMPIFEKVYQKYSDKNFVILAVNMDTSEGAMKEFLEKNRYSFPIVRIKGEAGLNIPGLPTSYLVDKDGSVKKIRLGVYRELEEDLSKLLQ, from the coding sequence ATGGATAGGAATTTTAAGCTTGTTGCCTTTGGTTTGCTGGCTTTTCTTTTGATCCTTTTGCTCTACATATCCTTTATGGATAAGAGAGAAGAAAGAGGGCATTTGTCCTCGGTGGTGGAAGAGGGTCTCAAAGGGAAAGCTCCAGGTGAAGAGAACAAAAAACTTCTTGAGGACGCCACAAAAAAGCTCTTTGAGTTAAACTTCTTAACCCTTGATGGTAAAGAGGTAAAGCTGTCTGATTACAAAGGTAAGGTTGTTTTGGTAAATTTTTGGGCTTCTTGGTGTCCTCCTTGCAAGGAGGAGATGCCCATCTTTGAAAAGGTCTATCAGAAATACAGCGACAAAAACTTTGTGATCCTTGCGGTGAATATGGACACATCCGAGGGTGCTATGAAAGAATTTTTGGAGAAAAACCGTTATAGTTTTCCCATAGTTAGGATAAAGGGAGAGGCAGGGCTGAACATTCCCGGGCTTCCTACCTCATACTTGGTGGATAAAGACGGTTCGGTGAAGAAGATAAGGCTCGGAGTTTACAGGGAGTTAGAAGAAGACCTCTCTAAGCTACTACAATGA
- a CDS encoding PLDc N-terminal domain-containing protein, which produces MDLATLIFLAYLALVIYAIVRIANVEFKNSCDRVFWFLVVYFVPIVGLILWFVFSGKYIKKEGGEA; this is translated from the coding sequence ATGGACTTAGCAACTCTTATATTCTTAGCCTACTTAGCCCTTGTGATTTATGCCATAGTGCGTATAGCCAATGTGGAGTTTAAAAACAGCTGTGATAGGGTCTTTTGGTTTTTAGTAGTGTATTTTGTGCCTATAGTAGGGCTTATACTGTGGTTTGTATTCAGTGGCAAGTATATAAAAAAGGAAGGAGGTGAGGCATGA
- a CDS encoding tetratricopeptide repeat protein codes for MKRAISLLFIILSLFAFENFAFAQPEVDACYNFHKAGDYRRAIEAGKRAIQKYPNNIDAHYCLGISYRMVGEFKLALEHMKRAESLTSNKEDLMYIYNQIGLIYDRMGYLDDALLYYSRSLSLARDLGNKSMQASVLNNIAVIYDRKGELDKALDFYEESLRLKTDEKEKATTYNNIAIIYGNKGNYQKAVEYFQKAIEVEERYGNYHRASMWKLNLGELYRRMKDYEKAEKYILEGLEGVKKVGDKYWEAVAYHYLGWLYKDKGNKKTAKDYLTRAYNLYKSIGAEGKAKEVLSDIQELEKQRVAVYGGVEIGSKGVKAQAYRIGLKGDEFYDLQEVFRESINTTIIAGVKETGAFSKDGIEETAQAVKTLIEKLKERGVPGDNIFVVASSAISSVKNRDELAKRVEELTGYKLEFLTVKDEVLFGIAGAVPPKYFYNSIFVDVGSGNTKIGYLENVGGSINVRSFEIPYGTVSLTERASKGKDFRTELVEVLSKEVEPVLKREAQKNPAYLNRQNVFLVGGIVWAITTLQKPGQVEEAYVKLSSSDIRNFTLTIPKNTDRVLNPDLSKLKPELRDKAKKQIEKVKDVFSVDNLYAGGMLLDSIGRTLNFEKRNLIFPRYGNWLVGYVVLRGYLEETEAVKK; via the coding sequence ATGAAAAGAGCAATAAGCCTTCTTTTCATCATCCTCAGCCTTTTTGCCTTTGAAAACTTTGCCTTTGCCCAGCCAGAAGTGGATGCGTGCTATAACTTCCATAAAGCTGGAGACTACAGAAGGGCTATAGAGGCTGGAAAGAGGGCTATTCAAAAGTATCCAAACAACATAGACGCACATTATTGCTTGGGAATAAGCTATAGAATGGTGGGAGAGTTTAAACTTGCTTTAGAGCATATGAAAAGGGCAGAAAGCTTAACTTCAAACAAAGAAGACTTGATGTATATCTACAATCAAATTGGATTGATTTACGATAGAATGGGCTACTTGGACGATGCACTTCTTTACTATAGTAGAAGCCTAAGTCTGGCAAGAGATTTGGGAAACAAAAGCATGCAAGCGTCAGTCCTGAATAACATCGCTGTGATATACGATAGAAAAGGTGAATTAGATAAAGCTTTAGACTTTTATGAAGAATCTTTAAGGTTGAAAACAGACGAAAAAGAAAAAGCTACCACTTACAACAATATTGCTATTATCTATGGCAATAAAGGCAACTATCAAAAGGCTGTGGAATACTTCCAAAAGGCGATAGAAGTAGAAGAAAGGTATGGGAATTATCACAGAGCTTCTATGTGGAAACTTAACCTTGGGGAGTTATACAGAAGAATGAAAGATTACGAAAAGGCGGAAAAATATATTCTGGAAGGTCTTGAGGGTGTAAAAAAGGTTGGTGATAAATACTGGGAGGCTGTGGCATATCACTATCTTGGTTGGCTATACAAAGACAAGGGAAACAAAAAGACTGCCAAAGATTACCTCACTCGTGCCTATAATCTGTATAAATCCATCGGTGCGGAAGGGAAGGCTAAGGAAGTCCTCTCTGATATACAAGAACTTGAAAAGCAAAGGGTGGCTGTATACGGTGGTGTGGAGATTGGGTCAAAGGGTGTGAAGGCTCAGGCTTACAGGATTGGTCTTAAGGGGGATGAGTTTTATGACCTGCAGGAGGTCTTTAGGGAAAGCATAAACACCACCATAATAGCTGGGGTAAAAGAGACGGGAGCTTTTTCTAAGGATGGTATAGAGGAAACTGCACAGGCGGTTAAGACTTTGATAGAAAAGCTAAAGGAAAGGGGTGTGCCCGGGGATAACATTTTTGTGGTGGCAAGTAGTGCTATATCCTCGGTGAAAAACAGGGATGAGTTGGCAAAAAGGGTGGAGGAACTCACGGGTTATAAGTTGGAGTTTTTGACGGTTAAGGATGAGGTGCTTTTTGGTATTGCGGGGGCTGTTCCGCCCAAGTATTTTTATAACTCCATCTTTGTGGATGTAGGCAGTGGAAACACAAAGATAGGATACCTTGAAAATGTGGGAGGCTCCATAAACGTGAGGAGCTTTGAAATTCCTTATGGGACTGTGAGCCTGACGGAGAGGGCAAGCAAGGGTAAAGATTTCAGAACGGAGTTGGTGGAGGTTTTGAGTAAAGAGGTGGAGCCTGTGCTCAAAAGGGAAGCCCAAAAGAACCCTGCTTATCTAAACAGGCAGAACGTTTTCTTGGTGGGTGGCATAGTTTGGGCTATAACTACTCTTCAAAAGCCGGGGCAGGTTGAAGAGGCTTATGTTAAGCTTAGCAGTTCGGATATAAGAAACTTCACGCTGACGATTCCTAAAAATACAGACAGAGTTTTAAATCCTGACCTTTCAAAGCTAAAGCCTGAGCTCAGGGACAAGGCTAAAAAGCAGATAGAAAAAGTAAAGGATGTTTTCAGTGTGGATAATCTTTATGCGGGTGGCATGCTTTTGGACAGCATTGGCAGAACCCTTAACTTTGAAAAAAGGAATTTGATATTCCCGAGGTACGGCAATTGGCTGGTGGGCTATGTGGTGTTGAGGGGATACCTTGAAGAAACGGAGGCGGTGAAAAAGTAA
- a CDS encoding S41 family peptidase has product MGTLNRFKIFGVALITFALGFIVGFASQGKQSEDEYKYLRMFTDVLRIIKENYVEPVSTKDLIYGALNGMTKSLDPFSTFFTPKQYESFRQETEGEFGGVGIEIGMEKGRPVVISPIEGTPAFKAGIKPGDVILEIDGEDTSNMSLIDVVQRIRGKVGTKVQLTIHRKGMEKPMKIELERALIKIESVRWTTLGDVGYIKLSQFNENVGVQVEKALKELTSKRVKGIILDLRNDPGGLLSEAVNVASLFLPEGKLVVYTRGRNGETQKYFARRKPVVPDNLPVIVLINKGSASASEIVAGALQDYKRAIILGEKSFGKASVQNIIPLEDGSALKLTVAYYYTPLGRLIHNRGIVPDVQVAMDEKQEEALQEAIRQKKLEGKSGLILLPEKDPQLSKAIELIRSGQALKRVANL; this is encoded by the coding sequence ATGGGTACTCTGAACAGATTTAAGATCTTTGGTGTAGCCTTAATTACCTTTGCCCTTGGCTTTATAGTTGGCTTTGCCTCCCAGGGTAAGCAGTCTGAGGACGAATACAAATACCTAAGAATGTTCACCGATGTTCTCCGAATCATAAAGGAAAACTATGTGGAACCGGTAAGTACAAAGGATCTCATATATGGTGCCTTGAACGGAATGACCAAATCCCTGGACCCCTTCTCCACCTTTTTCACTCCTAAACAGTACGAGAGCTTCAGGCAGGAGACGGAGGGTGAGTTTGGTGGTGTGGGCATTGAGATCGGCATGGAAAAGGGAAGGCCTGTTGTAATATCGCCCATTGAGGGAACGCCCGCCTTCAAAGCAGGCATAAAGCCCGGAGATGTGATCCTTGAGATAGATGGTGAGGACACCTCCAACATGAGCCTTATAGATGTGGTGCAAAGGATAAGGGGAAAGGTGGGTACAAAGGTTCAGCTGACCATACACAGGAAGGGAATGGAAAAACCTATGAAGATAGAGCTTGAGAGGGCTCTTATAAAGATTGAGAGCGTAAGGTGGACCACCTTGGGAGATGTGGGTTACATAAAGCTATCCCAGTTTAACGAAAATGTTGGCGTTCAGGTGGAAAAGGCCCTTAAAGAACTGACCTCCAAAAGGGTTAAAGGTATTATCCTTGACCTGAGGAACGACCCGGGTGGGCTTCTCAGCGAGGCGGTTAATGTGGCAAGCCTTTTCCTCCCCGAGGGTAAGTTGGTGGTTTATACAAGAGGCAGGAACGGAGAAACTCAAAAATACTTTGCCAGAAGGAAGCCTGTGGTGCCCGACAATCTTCCGGTAATAGTTCTCATAAACAAGGGTTCTGCCAGTGCCTCCGAGATCGTGGCGGGTGCCCTCCAAGACTACAAAAGGGCGATCATACTGGGTGAAAAGTCCTTTGGCAAGGCTTCTGTTCAGAACATAATACCCTTGGAGGATGGCTCTGCCTTGAAGCTAACAGTAGCCTATTACTACACACCCTTGGGTAGGCTCATCCACAACAGGGGCATAGTTCCAGATGTTCAGGTAGCGATGGACGAAAAGCAGGAAGAGGCACTACAAGAAGCCATAAGGCAGAAAAAATTGGAGGGCAAGAGTGGATTGATACTTCTTCCCGAGAAGGATCCCCAGCTGAGCAAGGCAATAGAACTTATAAGGTCCGGGCAAGCCCTCAAAAGGGTGGCTAACCTATGA
- the tsaD gene encoding tRNA (adenosine(37)-N6)-threonylcarbamoyltransferase complex transferase subunit TsaD, with product MITLAVETSCDETALAIYSDKEGIIGEVLLSQAKVHEQFGGVVPELSAREHTKNLLPLLKVLLDRTGFDLKRVDFISFTLTPGLILSLVVGVSFAKALAYTLKKPLVPVHHLEGHIYSVFVERPIEEPFLALVVSGGHTDLYLVEGFGKYRFLGGTLDDAVGESYDKVARLMGLGYPGGPIIDRLARQGEPKYPLPRPMIDDPSLNMSFSGLKTAVRKIVEGGNYSKEDLSASFQRAVLDVLEAKLLKAVELTGVKRVAVVGGVSANSELRERFQKLTEKGIISAYIPHPRLSTDNAVMIAYAGIERFKRGITAPEDINPEPNIPLETFGRYWS from the coding sequence ATGATTACCTTGGCGGTGGAAACCTCCTGCGACGAGACTGCACTGGCCATATACTCAGATAAGGAAGGTATTATAGGGGAGGTTCTGCTATCTCAGGCAAAGGTGCACGAGCAGTTCGGGGGAGTGGTCCCAGAACTCTCCGCAAGAGAGCACACCAAGAACCTTTTACCCTTGCTTAAGGTTCTTTTAGACAGAACTGGCTTTGACCTAAAGAGGGTAGATTTCATATCCTTTACCCTTACCCCTGGACTGATCCTGTCTTTGGTGGTGGGTGTGTCCTTTGCAAAGGCTTTGGCGTATACCCTGAAAAAGCCCTTAGTGCCCGTCCATCACTTAGAAGGACACATATACTCTGTCTTTGTGGAAAGACCCATTGAAGAGCCCTTTTTGGCTTTGGTGGTTTCTGGAGGGCACACGGACCTTTACCTGGTGGAAGGATTTGGTAAATACAGGTTCTTGGGTGGCACCTTGGACGACGCAGTGGGTGAAAGTTATGACAAGGTGGCAAGGCTCATGGGACTTGGATACCCGGGAGGTCCCATAATTGACCGTCTGGCAAGGCAGGGAGAGCCCAAGTATCCACTGCCCAGGCCGATGATTGATGATCCTAGCCTGAACATGTCCTTCAGTGGGCTAAAGACTGCAGTACGAAAGATCGTAGAAGGTGGGAACTATTCCAAAGAGGACCTTTCTGCATCCTTTCAGCGGGCGGTTTTGGACGTTTTAGAGGCAAAGCTCCTGAAGGCAGTAGAACTCACGGGTGTAAAGAGGGTTGCTGTGGTAGGGGGCGTCTCTGCTAACAGTGAGCTCAGGGAAAGATTTCAAAAGCTCACAGAAAAGGGCATAATCTCCGCATACATACCCCATCCAAGGCTATCCACCGATAACGCGGTGATGATTGCCTATGCGGGCATAGAGAGGTTCAAAAGGGGTATTACCGCTCCAGAGGATATAAACCCAGAGCCCAACATACCCTTAGAAACCTTTGGGAGGTATTGGTCGTGA
- a CDS encoding TldD/PmbA family protein: MSAKELIKEKAGYILSNLLSQGGEYGEIFYERSRTCRMQLEDNKIDKVQWGEEEGVGIRLIKGGKTYYGYTTEITYENLLEIAKTLARGQGHGPVAIGKRHIKGWTLTLIDPDEMSLSYRAELLHRANQKARSYGDKIKQVLAVLMDKTRDIMIINSFGEWAEDLQKRVVFFVEVVASDGNTLQRGYESVGGTKGFEIFEETPPELVAEKSAKRALLMLSAKPAPAGQFTVVLSGEAGGTMIHEAVGHGLEADLVQKGLSVYKGKLGQKVASELITVIDDGSLVGKNGHFVVDDEGVPSQRTVLIDKGYLVGYMYDRLSAMKEGKSSTGNGRRQSYAHIPMVRMTNTYIAAGKDNPEDIIRDTKKGVYVVKMGGGEVNTVTGDFVFEIMEGYMIENGEITYPIRSATLIGNGPKVLQDVDGVGWDLGWSIGTCGKDGQGVPVSDAQPTIRVKSLTLGGTEV; the protein is encoded by the coding sequence GTGAGCGCAAAGGAACTTATAAAGGAAAAGGCGGGCTATATACTTTCTAACCTACTTTCCCAGGGTGGAGAGTATGGAGAGATCTTCTATGAGCGGTCCCGCACCTGCCGGATGCAATTAGAAGACAACAAGATTGACAAGGTTCAGTGGGGAGAAGAAGAGGGTGTTGGTATAAGGCTAATAAAGGGAGGGAAAACCTATTATGGCTACACCACGGAGATCACCTACGAAAACCTTTTGGAGATTGCAAAGACCTTGGCAAGGGGGCAGGGGCATGGACCCGTAGCCATAGGTAAAAGGCACATAAAGGGCTGGACTTTAACTCTTATAGACCCGGATGAAATGAGCCTTAGCTACAGGGCGGAGCTTTTGCACAGGGCTAACCAGAAGGCAAGGAGCTACGGAGATAAGATAAAGCAAGTGCTCGCAGTCCTTATGGACAAAACCCGGGACATAATGATAATAAACTCCTTTGGTGAGTGGGCGGAGGACCTACAAAAGAGGGTAGTCTTTTTTGTGGAGGTGGTGGCGAGCGACGGAAACACCTTGCAGAGGGGTTATGAGTCTGTAGGTGGCACAAAGGGTTTTGAAATTTTTGAGGAAACACCCCCAGAGCTGGTGGCGGAAAAGTCCGCCAAGAGGGCCCTTTTGATGCTCTCTGCGAAGCCTGCCCCTGCGGGGCAATTTACCGTGGTGCTCTCTGGAGAGGCGGGAGGAACCATGATCCACGAGGCTGTTGGACATGGCTTAGAGGCAGACCTTGTACAAAAGGGGCTCTCTGTGTATAAGGGAAAGCTGGGGCAGAAGGTGGCCAGTGAGTTGATCACAGTCATAGACGATGGCTCTCTCGTAGGAAAGAATGGACACTTTGTGGTGGATGACGAAGGGGTGCCTTCCCAAAGGACAGTTCTTATAGATAAGGGCTACTTGGTGGGATATATGTATGATCGGCTAAGCGCTATGAAGGAGGGTAAAAGCTCCACAGGAAACGGCAGAAGGCAAAGCTACGCCCACATACCCATGGTGCGTATGACCAACACCTACATAGCTGCCGGTAAGGACAACCCGGAGGATATAATAAGGGATACAAAGAAAGGTGTTTATGTGGTTAAGATGGGTGGAGGGGAAGTGAATACGGTGACCGGAGACTTTGTCTTTGAGATCATGGAGGGGTATATGATAGAGAACGGAGAGATCACCTATCCCATAAGGTCTGCTACGTTGATCGGCAATGGTCCAAAGGTTCTTCAGGATGTGGACGGAGTAGGATGGGACTTGGGCTGGAGCATTGGCACCTGCGGTAAAGACGGACAGGGGGTACCCGTATCAGATGCCCAACCTACCATAAGGGTCAAGTCCTTAACCTTGGGCGGAACGGAGGTTTGA